The Erythrobacter sp. JK5 genome includes a region encoding these proteins:
- a CDS encoding glutathione S-transferase family protein, producing the protein MADELTLHEDPRSGNCYKIKLTAALLGLPLATRQYDIMQGETRTPEFLARVNPNGRIPVLQIGEGEQARFLPESNAACWYLGAGTDLVPQDRFGQADMLRWMFFEQYSHEPNVATLRFWLRFVGEANLSNEQRAQIMAKRVAGCAALELMDGHLAGREFLCGERVTLADIALFPYTHVAEEGGFGLDDYANIRGWIARIGKLPGFTPME; encoded by the coding sequence GTGGCTGACGAACTGACCCTTCACGAGGACCCGCGCAGCGGCAATTGCTACAAGATCAAGCTGACCGCGGCGCTGCTCGGCCTGCCGCTGGCAACCCGGCAGTACGACATCATGCAGGGCGAAACGCGCACGCCCGAATTCCTCGCCCGCGTAAACCCCAACGGCCGCATCCCGGTGTTGCAGATCGGCGAGGGAGAACAAGCGCGGTTTCTCCCCGAAAGCAACGCCGCGTGCTGGTATCTCGGGGCGGGGACCGATCTGGTGCCGCAGGATCGCTTTGGTCAGGCCGACATGTTGCGCTGGATGTTCTTCGAACAGTACAGTCACGAACCCAATGTCGCGACGCTGCGCTTCTGGCTGCGGTTCGTGGGGGAGGCCAACCTTTCGAACGAGCAGCGCGCGCAGATCATGGCCAAACGGGTGGCGGGCTGCGCTGCGCTCGAGCTGATGGACGGGCACCTGGCGGGCCGCGAATTCCTCTGCGGCGAGCGGGTGACGCTCGCCGACATCGCGCTGTTTCCCTACACCCATGTCGCCGAGGAAGGCGGTTTCGGGCTCGACGATTACGCGAACATCCGGGGCTGGATCGCGCGGATCGGGAAGCTGCCCGGGTTTACCCCGATGGAATGA